The following proteins are co-located in the Canis lupus dingo isolate Sandy chromosome 31, ASM325472v2, whole genome shotgun sequence genome:
- the LOC112661601 gene encoding aurora kinase A, producing MDKSKENCIAGPVKTAIALGDGPKRVLVTQQVPSQNPLSANSGQAQRVLCPSNSSQRVPPQTQKLVSSHKPAQNLKQKQLQATGVPRPASRSLNNTQKSEQPSSSAPGNNSEKELATKQKNEESKKRQWALEDFEIGRPLGKGKFGNVYLAREKQSKFILAIKVLFKAQLEKAGVEHQLRREVEIQSHLRHPNILRLYGYFHDATRVYLILEYAPLGAVYRELQKLSKFDEQRTATYITELADALSYCHSKRVIHRDIKPENLLLGSAGELKIADFGWSVHAPSSRRTTLCGTLDYLPPEMIEGRMHDEKVDLWSLGVLCYEFLVGKPPFEASTYQETYKRISRVEFTFPDFVPEGARDLISRLLKHNPSQRPTLKDVLEHPWIMANSSKPSSSQKSKDSTSKQS from the coding sequence ATGGACAAATCTAAAGAAAACTGCATTGCAGGGCCTGTTAAGACTGCAATTGCACTTGGTGATGGTCCAAAACGTGTTCTGGTGACTCAGCAAGTTCCTTCACAGAATCcattatctgcaaatagtggccAGGCCCAGCGGGTCTTGTGTCCTTCAAATTCTTCCCAGCGAGTTCCTCCACAAACCCAAAAGCTCGTCTCCAGCCATAAACCGGCTCAGAATCTGAAGCAGAAGCAATTGCAGGCAACTGGTGTCCCTCGTCCTGCCTCTAGGTCACTGAATAATACCCAAAAGAGTGAGCAACCCTCGTCATCAGCCCCTGGAAATAATTCTGAAAAGGAACtggcaacaaaacagaaaaatgaagaatcaaaAAAAAGGCAATGGGCTTTGGAAGATTTTGAAATTGGTCGCCCACTGGGTAAAGGAAAGTTTGGTAATGTTTACTTGgcaagggaaaaacaaagcaagtttATCCTGGctattaaagtattatttaaagctcAACTGGAGAAAGCAGGAGTTGAACATCAGCTGAGAAGAGAAGTAGAAATACAGTCCCACCTTAGGCATCCAAATATTCTTAGGCTGTATGGTTATTTCCATGATGCCACCAGAGTTTACCTAATTCTAGAATATGCACCTCTTGGAGCTGTCTACAGAGAACTTCAGAAACTGTCAAAGTTTGATGAGCAGAGAACTGCTACTTATATCACAGAGTTGGCAGATGCCCTGTCTTACTGTCACTCAAAGAGAGTCATTCACAGAGACATTAAGCCAGAGAACCTACTCCTTGGATCAGCTGGAGAGCTTAAGATTGCAGATTTTGGGTGGTCAGTACATGCTCCATCCTCCAGGAGAACCACCCTGTGTGGCACCCTGGATTACTTGCCCCCAGAGATGATTGAAGGCCGAATGCATGATGAGAAGGTGGATCTCTGGAGCCTTGGGGTTCTTTGCTATGAATTTCTAGTTGGGAAGCCTCCTTTTGAGGCAAGCACATACCAAGAGACCTACAAAAGAATATCACGGGTTGAATTCACATTCCCTGACTTCGTGCCGGAGGGAGCCAGGGATCTCATTTCAAGACTGTTGAAACATAATCCCAGCCAAAGGCCAACTCTCAAGGATGTACTTGAACACCCGTGGATCATGGCTAACTCATCAAAACCATCAAGTAGCCAAAAAAGCAAAGACTCAACTAGCAAACAGTCTTAA